From a single Hymenobacter sp. YIM 151500-1 genomic region:
- a CDS encoding right-handed parallel beta-helix repeat-containing protein: MNMNLTTRCLRQYAATYWPAALTLLLTATGPAAVAQSSAEQIGIKATSYPVPTDGTARFISPAGNDTTGTGTEAKPWRSLSKAVAAAPAGSTIVCRAGTYRGASNGAVKLTKRLTIQPYPSEQVWFRGSLVVKDWVAEGNIWRKQSGWTYGFPRVVGDEYLDLANYPLADHRDMVFVNGARLVQVATKAEVGPGKFYVDYTSKQLYVGDNPGGKTVEATAFGHGLELVQSGSAVAGGSQVRGLGLAHFANHALVNGAPNVLVENNTLVWNGVGGLNIWGEGRARQMRVQHNTFSYNGRKGMGGSRATGLRVENNVFSHNNVERYSARWDAAGIKITRSDSIRIGRNQVFDNQSVGIWLDISCTNSVVVQNTVHHNGRYGMFFEISHRGIFAGNTVYDNADSGIHSSNSTSLQIWNNTLARNKKNIFIDDSQRNNTDSAEIARGITWIATDHVVKNNLLSNTVGGASLLETWRECRAAFTLPLVREANFNGYYRTSATQPTNVIRWNEPVTSNCGTAYPSVAGFHASTGFESDGLDLSGGSANPFFVDEAANDYRLKNGGSNPAFRRGQPLPQDVAQALGVPAGVPVDLGALFDSGSYGGGVPVVTGLTLFNADTDQALGQLGNGAVLNLATLPSRRLSVVANTTPGTVGSVRFSLDGTVLRTENAVPYAIAGDSNGNYGTWTPSLGPHTLTVTPYSAANAGGTAGPARSYSFSVIDNIVANPSFDEDGTGAQRPRGWSTTGTEAADFAASNSSPRTGGWHGSHWLGSAYTVHTHQLVRNLPNGLYTFRAWVKTASDHAGARLQVENFGGSTKTLAVPQNTWKWTQVAITDINVTNGQARIGFYSEAAANKWFHFEDVELVLQANATAARPAAPSPAAHVTGVQLYPNPTTTRLTVDFGGQVPNEEPREVTLTSVLGHTVLARAQARPGQSRLELELGHVPSGVYLVTVQRGAERTTHRVLVAH, encoded by the coding sequence ATGAATATGAACCTTACCACGCGCTGCCTGCGGCAGTACGCAGCCACGTACTGGCCCGCGGCGCTGACGCTGCTGCTCACCGCCACCGGCCCGGCGGCGGTAGCACAGTCCTCGGCCGAGCAGATCGGCATCAAAGCCACCTCCTACCCGGTGCCCACCGACGGCACGGCCCGCTTCATCTCGCCCGCCGGCAACGACACCACCGGCACGGGCACCGAGGCCAAGCCCTGGCGCTCCTTGAGCAAGGCCGTGGCGGCGGCGCCGGCGGGCTCCACCATCGTGTGCCGGGCCGGCACCTACCGCGGGGCCAGCAACGGCGCCGTGAAGCTAACCAAGCGCCTGACCATTCAGCCCTACCCCAGCGAGCAGGTGTGGTTCAGGGGCAGCCTGGTGGTGAAAGACTGGGTGGCCGAGGGCAACATCTGGCGCAAGCAAAGCGGCTGGACCTACGGCTTTCCCCGCGTAGTCGGCGACGAGTACCTGGACCTGGCCAACTACCCCCTGGCCGACCACCGCGACATGGTGTTTGTGAACGGGGCGCGGCTGGTGCAGGTAGCCACCAAGGCCGAAGTAGGGCCGGGCAAATTTTACGTCGACTACACCAGCAAGCAGCTCTACGTGGGCGACAACCCCGGCGGCAAGACGGTGGAAGCCACGGCGTTTGGCCACGGCCTGGAGCTGGTGCAGTCGGGCTCGGCCGTGGCGGGCGGCTCCCAGGTGCGGGGGCTGGGCCTGGCCCACTTCGCCAACCACGCCCTGGTGAACGGGGCGCCCAACGTGCTGGTGGAAAACAACACGCTGGTGTGGAATGGCGTGGGCGGACTCAACATCTGGGGCGAGGGCCGGGCCCGGCAGATGCGGGTGCAGCACAACACCTTCAGCTACAACGGCCGCAAAGGCATGGGCGGCAGCCGGGCCACGGGCCTGCGGGTCGAAAACAACGTGTTCAGCCACAACAACGTGGAGCGCTACTCGGCGCGCTGGGACGCGGCCGGCATCAAAATCACCCGCAGCGACAGTATCCGCATCGGCCGCAACCAGGTGTTCGACAACCAGTCGGTGGGCATCTGGCTCGACATTTCGTGCACCAACAGCGTGGTGGTGCAGAACACCGTGCACCACAACGGGCGCTACGGCATGTTCTTCGAGATTTCGCACCGGGGCATCTTCGCCGGCAACACCGTGTACGACAACGCCGATTCGGGCATTCATTCGTCTAACTCCACGAGCCTGCAAATCTGGAATAACACGCTGGCCCGCAACAAGAAGAACATCTTCATCGACGACAGCCAGCGCAACAACACCGACTCGGCCGAAATTGCCCGGGGCATCACCTGGATTGCCACCGACCACGTGGTGAAGAACAACCTGCTGTCGAACACCGTAGGCGGGGCTAGCCTGCTGGAAACCTGGCGCGAGTGCCGGGCCGCGTTTACTTTGCCGCTGGTGCGCGAGGCCAACTTCAACGGCTACTACCGCACCAGTGCCACCCAGCCCACCAACGTTATCCGCTGGAATGAGCCCGTCACCAGCAACTGCGGCACGGCTTACCCCAGCGTGGCCGGTTTCCACGCCTCCACTGGCTTCGAGTCCGACGGCCTGGACCTGAGCGGGGGCAGCGCCAACCCGTTCTTCGTGGACGAAGCCGCCAATGACTACCGGCTGAAAAACGGCGGCAGTAACCCGGCCTTTCGCCGCGGCCAGCCCCTGCCCCAGGACGTAGCCCAGGCCCTGGGCGTGCCCGCCGGCGTGCCCGTGGATTTGGGCGCCTTGTTCGACAGCGGCAGCTACGGGGGCGGGGTGCCGGTAGTCACGGGCCTTACGCTCTTCAATGCCGACACCGACCAGGCCCTGGGCCAGCTGGGCAACGGAGCCGTGCTGAACCTGGCGACGCTGCCCTCGCGCCGCCTGAGCGTGGTGGCCAACACTACTCCGGGTACGGTGGGCAGCGTGCGGTTTAGCTTGGACGGGACGGTGCTGCGCACGGAAAATGCCGTGCCCTACGCCATTGCCGGCGACTCCAACGGCAACTACGGGACCTGGACTCCGAGCCTGGGGCCGCACACACTCACCGTCACGCCGTACTCGGCGGCCAATGCCGGCGGCACCGCCGGCCCGGCCCGCTCCTACAGCTTCTCGGTTATCGACAACATCGTGGCCAACCCTAGCTTTGATGAGGACGGCACCGGGGCGCAGCGCCCGCGCGGCTGGAGCACCACCGGCACCGAAGCCGCCGACTTTGCCGCCAGCAACAGCTCGCCCCGTACCGGGGGCTGGCACGGGTCGCACTGGCTGGGCAGCGCCTACACCGTGCACACGCACCAGCTGGTGCGCAACCTGCCCAACGGCCTCTATACCTTCCGGGCCTGGGTGAAGACGGCCTCAGACCACGCCGGCGCCCGCCTCCAGGTGGAGAACTTCGGCGGCTCGACCAAAACCCTGGCCGTGCCGCAAAACACCTGGAAATGGACCCAGGTAGCCATTACCGACATCAACGTAACCAACGGTCAGGCCCGCATCGGCTTCTACTCCGAGGCGGCAGCCAACAAGTGGTTCCACTTCGAGGACGTGGAGCTGGTGCTCCAGGCCAACGCCACCGCCGCCCGCCCCGCGGCGCCCTCGCCAGCGGCCCACGTAACTGGTGTGCAGCTTTATCCTAACCCCACCACTACGCGCCTCACCGTTGATTTCGGCGGCCAGGTCCCGAACGAGGAACCCCGGGAAGTAACCCTGACCAGCGTGCTGGGACACACCGTGCTGGCCCGCGCCCAGGCCCGGCCGGGCCAGTCCCGCCTGGAGCTGGAGCTTGGCCACGTGCCCAGCGGCGTGTATCTGGTGACGGTGCAGCGCGGCGCCGAGCGCACCACCCACCGCGTGCTGGTGGCCCACTAG